The Fibrobacterota bacterium genome has a segment encoding these proteins:
- a CDS encoding methyltransferase domain-containing protein, whose product MVTDYFAYEKKLCRIGLIPALARQGFGPAGKAVLDVGCGYGGVLAALAEIYPLGRALGLDLDAEMIARGKAEAPAGVVLEARDFFSVADGGFDLIVLRDVLEHMPHAADALLKAASLLAPGGIIFASFAPFWSPFGGHQHNGAGFFANVPWLQALPEAWFRRALRLEGNSYKSNRALAEDMESVLRTRLTIGGFRRMLPAAGLRLERFHRYLIRPDFRLKFGLPAVGFPALPWIDELACTGVEAILAKAAT is encoded by the coding sequence TTGGTTACGGACTATTTCGCCTACGAAAAAAAGCTGTGCCGGATCGGGCTCATCCCGGCCTTGGCGCGCCAGGGATTCGGGCCGGCCGGCAAGGCGGTGTTGGACGTGGGCTGCGGTTACGGCGGCGTCCTGGCCGCTCTGGCGGAAATCTACCCGTTGGGGCGGGCCCTGGGCCTCGATCTGGATGCGGAAATGATCGCGCGCGGGAAAGCCGAAGCGCCCGCCGGCGTGGTCCTGGAAGCGCGGGATTTCTTTTCGGTCGCGGACGGGGGTTTCGATCTCATCGTGCTGCGCGACGTGCTGGAGCATATGCCCCATGCGGCGGACGCCCTCCTGAAGGCGGCTTCGCTCTTGGCTCCGGGAGGGATCATCTTCGCGAGCTTCGCGCCCTTCTGGTCGCCCTTCGGCGGGCATCAGCATAACGGCGCCGGGTTCTTCGCCAACGTGCCCTGGCTCCAGGCGCTTCCCGAAGCCTGGTTCCGGCGCGCCTTGCGCCTGGAAGGGAATAGTTATAAATCGAACCGGGCCTTGGCCGAGGATATGGAAAGCGTGCTGCGAACGCGGCTGACGATAGGCGGGTTCCGGCGAATGCTTCCCGCAGCGGGCCTGCGCCTGGAGCGTTTCCATCGCTATCTCATCCGCCCGGATTTCCGCTTGAAGTTCGGATTGCCGGCGGTAGGCTTTCCCGCCCTT
- a CDS encoding class I SAM-dependent methyltransferase, with protein sequence MDPALADRIVTRYPRASSFQRWHLRGRLHLCPYDKLLKHLTGPDNLLDVGCGFGHLAWFLRETGSSLKYYGTDIDERKIAAARASLDAAHANGPSFDRASTGRASIEPSSVDQPAFFPGDAREVAGLPERFGNILFLDVIYLMPWELQLRMLAWAMDRLAPGADSVILVKSLDEAKGFSGFRAVAEEWLMVRVLRRTRDSGALNGMRPFPEYAAFARERGFRCAIDPLGTFNPSSLLRFTR encoded by the coding sequence GTGGATCCCGCCCTGGCCGACCGCATCGTTACCCGCTATCCGCGGGCTTCCTCTTTCCAGCGTTGGCATTTGCGCGGCCGTCTGCACCTTTGCCCTTACGATAAACTCCTGAAGCATCTGACCGGGCCGGACAACCTCCTGGACGTGGGCTGCGGATTCGGGCATTTGGCCTGGTTCCTGCGGGAGACGGGATCGAGTTTGAAGTATTACGGAACGGACATCGACGAGCGCAAGATCGCGGCGGCGCGCGCCAGCCTGGATGCCGCGCATGCGAACGGACCGTCCTTCGACCGAGCGTCTACGGGCCGGGCATCCATCGAGCCATCGTCAGTTGATCAGCCGGCTTTCTTCCCGGGCGATGCCCGCGAGGTAGCCGGCCTGCCGGAGCGCTTCGGCAATATCCTGTTCCTGGACGTCATTTACCTGATGCCATGGGAATTGCAGCTGCGGATGCTGGCCTGGGCCATGGACCGCTTGGCTCCCGGCGCCGACAGCGTCATCCTGGTCAAGAGCTTGGATGAGGCCAAGGGCTTTTCGGGCTTCCGCGCGGTGGCGGAAGAGTGGCTCATGGTGCGGGTCCTGCGGCGCACGCGCGATTCCGGCGCGCTCAACGGCATGCGGCCTTTCCCGGAATACGCCGCCTTCGCCCGCGAACGCGGATTCCGTTGCGCCATCGATCCCCTCGGTACGTTCAATCCTTCTTCCCTTCTTCGCTTCACCCGGTAA
- a CDS encoding flippase-like domain-containing protein: MARPRAWARLLLTLLTFGFIFWYLRSRPRIDLAALHPRWGFFALAGLCTAPALALRGLKWRLLARGLLPDITYGQALRSYAGALSLGLITPGRLGELSRGFYLPQAEARGWRVPGLVLIDNWLDFLAVLVWACLGWALHFGALGLAFGAVAAALFSPVRAWLRLAGRVASRLPRLRGARDAVAQGLAAGETVAGRDWRRAWAVSFAAFAFDWVQMALLMAFLVPAAPAPWRLAGIMAMVTLANSFQVTFAGLGVREGLAMLLLAREGVGAEAAVAAAFLQTCLGQFVPALAGLAVRPAPGGEEGRGPWEGAV, translated from the coding sequence GTGGCCCGGCCCAGGGCCTGGGCCCGCCTGCTCCTGACCCTCCTTACCTTCGGATTCATTTTCTGGTATCTGCGGTCGCGCCCGCGTATCGATCTCGCCGCGCTGCATCCGCGTTGGGGTTTCTTCGCGCTGGCCGGACTATGCACGGCGCCGGCGTTGGCCCTGCGCGGGCTCAAATGGCGGCTGCTCGCTCGCGGCCTGCTACCGGATATCACCTATGGGCAGGCGTTGCGGAGCTATGCGGGGGCCCTGTCCTTGGGCCTGATCACGCCTGGGCGCCTTGGGGAGTTGTCGCGGGGATTCTATCTGCCCCAAGCGGAGGCCCGCGGCTGGCGGGTTCCCGGCCTGGTACTGATCGACAATTGGCTCGATTTCCTGGCGGTGCTGGTTTGGGCTTGCCTGGGCTGGGCGCTGCATTTCGGGGCCTTGGGTCTCGCGTTCGGGGCGGTGGCGGCGGCATTGTTTTCGCCGGTGCGGGCCTGGTTGCGCCTGGCGGGCAGGGTCGCTTCCCGGTTACCCCGGCTGCGGGGCGCGCGGGACGCGGTGGCGCAGGGCTTGGCGGCGGGCGAGACGGTCGCGGGGCGGGACTGGCGCCGGGCTTGGGCGGTTTCCTTCGCGGCCTTCGCTTTCGATTGGGTGCAAATGGCCCTCTTGATGGCCTTTCTGGTCCCGGCCGCCCCGGCTCCCTGGCGATTGGCCGGGATCATGGCGATGGTGACCTTGGCCAATTCCTTCCAGGTCACCTTCGCGGGACTGGGAGTGCGCGAGGGCTTGGCCATGCTGCTGCTGGCGCGGGAAGGCGTGGGAGCGGAAGCGGCGGTGGCGGCGGCCTTTCTGCAAACCTGCCTGGGCCAATTCGTCCCGGCCCTGGCGGGCTTGGCGGTGCGGCCGGCTCCGGGAGGCGAGGAGGGGAGAGGACCCTGGGAAGGGGCGGTATAG
- the leuB gene encoding 3-isopropylmalate dehydrogenase, whose translation MKTYKIAVLAGDGIGPEVMAESLKVLDAAGRKHGFGFEYKYADVGGCAIDKHGEALPAATLKACEESQAILFGSVGGPKWESLPPEKQPERAALLPLRKHFKLFCNLRPAKVYKALAAACPLRPDIVGEGFDILCIRELTGGIYFSKRPGSKGREGSGPEERAWDTKEYTRAEIERIAHKAFQAARLRRKQVTSIDKANVLTSMVFWREVVTEVAKQYPDVKLNHMYVDNAAMQLVKWPHQFDVMLCGNMFGDILSDECAMITGSMGLLASASLSESGFGLFEPAGGSAPDIAGKGIANPVAQILSAALMLRYAFNEDAAARSIEAAVAKAIDGGVRTLDIAVPGPTGTMMGTVGTKGMGEAIVKALG comes from the coding sequence ATGAAAACCTATAAGATCGCGGTATTGGCGGGCGACGGCATTGGCCCGGAAGTGATGGCGGAATCCTTGAAGGTGCTGGATGCGGCGGGCCGCAAGCATGGCTTCGGATTCGAATACAAGTATGCCGACGTGGGCGGATGCGCCATCGACAAGCACGGCGAGGCTTTGCCGGCCGCGACCTTGAAGGCCTGCGAGGAAAGCCAGGCCATCCTGTTCGGATCGGTGGGCGGGCCCAAGTGGGAGTCGCTTCCGCCCGAGAAGCAGCCTGAGCGGGCGGCGCTGTTGCCGTTGCGCAAGCATTTCAAGCTGTTCTGCAACCTGCGGCCGGCGAAGGTGTACAAGGCCTTGGCCGCCGCCTGCCCCCTGCGCCCGGACATCGTGGGCGAGGGGTTCGATATCCTGTGCATCCGCGAGCTGACGGGCGGCATCTATTTCTCCAAACGGCCGGGCAGCAAGGGCCGCGAAGGCTCGGGACCGGAGGAGCGCGCCTGGGACACCAAGGAATACACCCGCGCCGAGATCGAGCGCATCGCGCATAAGGCCTTCCAGGCCGCGCGCCTGCGGCGCAAGCAGGTGACGTCCATCGACAAGGCCAACGTGCTGACCAGCATGGTCTTTTGGCGGGAAGTCGTGACGGAAGTCGCGAAGCAATATCCGGACGTGAAGCTGAACCACATGTACGTCGATAACGCGGCCATGCAGTTGGTCAAGTGGCCGCACCAATTCGACGTGATGCTGTGCGGCAACATGTTCGGCGACATCCTTTCGGACGAATGCGCCATGATCACGGGGTCGATGGGGCTGTTGGCCTCGGCGAGCCTTTCCGAATCGGGATTCGGCCTGTTCGAACCCGCCGGGGGTTCGGCCCCGGATATCGCGGGCAAGGGCATCGCCAATCCCGTGGCCCAGATCCTTTCGGCCGCCCTGATGTTGCGCTACGCCTTCAACGAGGATGCGGCCGCTCGCAGCATCGAGGCGGCGGTGGCCAAGGCCATCGACGGGGGCGTACGTACCCTGGACATCGCGGTGCCCGGTCCCACGGGAACCATGATGGGTACGGTGGGGACCAAGGGCATGGGCGAGGCCATCGTCAAGGCTTTGGGCTGA
- a CDS encoding DUF4412 domain-containing protein, whose protein sequence is MKRSTPLASGTLFCALMICAAHAGVTITQLMKQLDGDKPPMTNLIHLEGDKARIDMGQNPSNYVVYRGDKNAFWMIDTQKKTCTVMTEKDLEAMHAKKDAIMAKLREQMKSLPPERQKMMEEMMAKMASGGAQAPRITYRKIGDGGKVEGWSTEKYEGYRDSAKVSELWTAAPKSIGLQEADVKVVTDMAKFFQKFAKGMPDLIGNKENGLEGVPVKSIGYKDGKPTWESDLKSVKKESLDASLFEMPAGFTENKMEKMGKPE, encoded by the coding sequence ATGAAACGGTCAACGCCCCTCGCTTCCGGCACCCTCTTCTGCGCCCTCATGATCTGCGCCGCCCATGCCGGCGTCACCATCACCCAGCTCATGAAGCAACTCGATGGCGACAAGCCGCCCATGACCAACCTGATCCACCTCGAAGGCGACAAGGCCCGCATCGACATGGGCCAGAACCCCTCCAACTACGTGGTCTACCGCGGCGACAAGAACGCGTTCTGGATGATCGATACCCAGAAAAAAACCTGCACCGTCATGACCGAGAAGGATCTCGAAGCCATGCACGCGAAGAAGGACGCCATCATGGCGAAGTTGCGGGAGCAAATGAAAAGCCTGCCTCCGGAACGGCAGAAGATGATGGAAGAGATGATGGCGAAGATGGCGTCGGGCGGCGCCCAGGCTCCGCGGATCACCTATCGGAAAATCGGCGATGGCGGCAAGGTGGAGGGTTGGTCCACGGAGAAATACGAAGGCTACCGGGACAGCGCCAAGGTTTCGGAGCTATGGACGGCGGCGCCCAAAAGCATCGGCTTGCAGGAAGCGGATGTGAAAGTCGTCACGGACATGGCGAAGTTTTTCCAGAAGTTCGCCAAGGGCATGCCGGATCTGATCGGCAACAAGGAAAATGGCCTGGAGGGCGTGCCCGTGAAGTCCATCGGCTATAAGGACGGCAAGCCTACATGGGAAAGCGACCTGAAGAGCGTGAAGAAGGAAAGCCTGGACGCCTCCCTGTTCGAGATGCCCGCGGGCTTCACCGAAAACAAAATGGAGAAGATGGGGAAGCCGGAGTAA
- a CDS encoding hydrolase, whose protein sequence is MRNPDSLLRSGDSVLALIDIQEKFRPSISGLDDVIRRIEILARAALRLGVPVLATEQYPKALGPTVPEIKRWLPDSQAYLAKMCFSSAACEPFREAMDSTRRKQVVVAGIEAHVCVLQTALELAASGYSVYVVEDAVSSRKAADRQAALERMSRHGVERISTEMAVFEWLREAGTPEFKELQALIK, encoded by the coding sequence ATGAGAAACCCCGATTCCCTTTTGCGATCCGGCGATTCCGTACTGGCCTTGATCGATATTCAGGAAAAATTCCGCCCGAGCATTTCCGGGCTCGACGACGTGATCCGGCGGATCGAGATCCTGGCCCGGGCGGCTTTGCGTTTGGGGGTGCCGGTGCTGGCCACCGAGCAATATCCCAAGGCTTTGGGTCCCACCGTTCCTGAAATCAAACGCTGGCTACCGGACTCGCAGGCTTACCTTGCGAAGATGTGCTTCAGTTCCGCGGCTTGCGAACCTTTCCGGGAAGCCATGGATTCGACCCGCCGCAAGCAAGTGGTTGTGGCCGGGATCGAGGCCCACGTATGCGTGCTGCAAACGGCCCTGGAGCTCGCCGCTTCCGGCTATTCCGTCTACGTGGTGGAGGATGCGGTATCGTCGCGTAAGGCCGCGGACAGGCAGGCGGCCCTGGAGCGGATGTCCCGGCATGGGGTGGAGCGGATCAGCACCGAGATGGCGGTTTTCGAGTGGTTGCGGGAGGCCGGTACTCCTGAGTTCAAGGAATTGCAGGCCTTGATCAAATAG
- the ilvC gene encoding ketol-acid reductoisomerase, with amino-acid sequence MALKVYTMKDGSMAPLKGKTVAVIGYGSQGHAQAQNLRDSGVKVIIGQRKGSPNYKLAVKHGFKPVSAAEAAAQADIIQILLPDEVQKAVYEADILPNLKPGKTLVWSHGFNIHFGIIKPPKDVNVIMIAPKGPGHLVRSEFTKGGGVPCLIAIQQDATGTARQIALAHARGVGGLKAGAIETTFKDETETDLFGEQSVLCGGLSALVKAGFETLIEAGYPEELAYFECMHEVKLIVDLFYQGGLSYMRYSVSNTAEFGDMVTGPRIITAKTKVEMKKVLKEIQNGKFAKTFLTELQSGGKNFRAWEAKEKQHPLEVVGRKLRKNMKWIESKEV; translated from the coding sequence ATGGCGTTGAAAGTGTACACCATGAAGGACGGGTCGATGGCGCCCCTCAAGGGCAAGACCGTGGCCGTGATCGGCTACGGCAGCCAGGGACATGCCCAGGCCCAGAACCTGCGCGATAGCGGGGTCAAGGTCATCATCGGCCAGCGCAAGGGTTCGCCCAATTACAAGCTCGCCGTCAAGCATGGCTTCAAGCCCGTGTCCGCCGCCGAGGCCGCCGCCCAGGCCGATATCATCCAGATCCTGCTGCCGGACGAAGTGCAGAAGGCGGTGTACGAAGCCGACATCCTGCCCAACCTGAAGCCCGGCAAGACTCTGGTTTGGTCCCATGGCTTCAACATCCACTTCGGCATCATCAAGCCCCCGAAGGACGTGAACGTGATCATGATCGCGCCCAAGGGCCCGGGCCATCTGGTCCGCAGCGAGTTCACCAAGGGCGGCGGTGTGCCTTGCCTCATCGCCATCCAGCAGGATGCCACCGGCACCGCCCGGCAAATCGCCCTGGCCCATGCCCGCGGCGTGGGCGGCCTCAAGGCCGGCGCCATCGAGACCACTTTCAAGGACGAGACCGAGACCGATTTGTTCGGCGAGCAGAGCGTTTTGTGCGGCGGCCTGTCGGCGCTGGTCAAGGCCGGCTTCGAGACTTTGATCGAGGCGGGTTATCCGGAGGAGTTGGCTTATTTCGAGTGCATGCACGAAGTGAAGCTGATCGTGGACTTGTTCTACCAGGGCGGCCTCAGTTATATGCGTTACTCGGTATCGAACACCGCCGAGTTCGGCGACATGGTCACCGGCCCGCGCATCATCACCGCCAAGACCAAGGTGGAGATGAAGAAGGTCCTGAAGGAAATCCAGAACGGCAAGTTCGCCAAGACCTTCTTGACCGAACTGCAAAGCGGCGGAAAGAATTTCCGCGCCTGGGAAGCCAAGGAAAAGCAGCATCCGCTCGAAGTGGTGGGCCGCAAGCTGCGCAAGAACATGAAGTGGATCGAGTCCAAAGAGGTTTGA
- a CDS encoding DUF393 domain-containing protein, translating into MPEPRIGPDEHPILFFDGVCALCNGFADFVAARDGRGRFRIAALQGETATAMRAMEAQPPGPPPAQGDSDPLRSFLLWDRGRWFRKSDAALRVIAGLGGVWRLAVPLLWIPRIIRDTVYDFVARNRYRWFGKRETCRMPKPSERGRFLP; encoded by the coding sequence ATGCCCGAGCCGCGCATCGGTCCCGACGAACATCCCATCCTTTTTTTCGATGGCGTATGCGCCCTGTGCAACGGTTTCGCCGATTTCGTGGCGGCCCGCGATGGGCGGGGCCGATTCCGGATCGCGGCCTTGCAAGGCGAGACGGCCACGGCGATGCGGGCGATGGAAGCGCAGCCGCCCGGGCCCCCGCCCGCGCAGGGGGATTCCGATCCGCTGCGGAGCTTTTTGCTCTGGGACCGTGGGCGCTGGTTCCGGAAGTCGGACGCGGCGCTACGGGTGATCGCGGGCTTAGGAGGCGTATGGCGGCTGGCCGTGCCTTTGCTTTGGATACCGCGTATCATCCGGGATACCGTTTATGATTTCGTCGCGCGCAACCGCTACCGTTGGTTCGGGAAGCGCGAGACCTGCCGCATGCCGAAGCCTTCGGAGCGCGGGCGTTTCCTGCCTTGA
- the ffh gene encoding signal recognition particle protein, which translates to MFEQLSDKLEGVFKRLRGQAQLTEENVTETLREVRVVLLAADVNFKTAKDFINSVKEKAMGAEVLNSLSPGQVMVKILHDELVALLGGESDEPTFQGTPPVTILMMGLQGSGKTTACGKLALHLRNQRKKKPLLVACDVYRPAAIDQLKTIGKSLGIAVYDEGLGDPVRIAENGRKFAKDNGYDLAIIDTAGRLQIDDELMVELERITALLKPQERFFVADAMTGQEAVNVAKAFNDRLDFTGVILTKMDGDARGGAALSIKSVTGKPIRYVGTGEKPDAMEVFHPDRMASRILGMGDVLTLVEKAQAVYDEKQAKALEKKFKQNKFDLDDFLNQLRQVKKMGSLTDLVSMIPGMSKMADAKVDDKQLTRVEAILSSMNVKERQVPRIIDGSRRKRIANGSGTSIQEVNQVLKQFEQMQKMMKQFSGMAGKMGGMRQMQKMMQKGRMPGA; encoded by the coding sequence ATGTTCGAACAGCTTTCCGACAAACTCGAAGGCGTCTTCAAGCGCTTGCGGGGCCAGGCCCAGCTAACCGAAGAAAACGTGACCGAGACCCTGCGCGAAGTCCGCGTAGTACTCCTCGCCGCCGACGTCAATTTCAAGACTGCCAAGGATTTCATCAACTCGGTGAAGGAAAAGGCCATGGGGGCCGAGGTCCTCAATTCGCTTTCCCCCGGCCAGGTGATGGTGAAAATCCTCCACGACGAATTGGTCGCCCTGTTAGGGGGCGAATCCGATGAGCCGACTTTCCAGGGCACGCCTCCCGTCACCATCCTGATGATGGGCCTGCAGGGCTCGGGCAAGACCACGGCCTGCGGCAAGCTGGCCTTGCACCTCCGCAACCAGCGTAAGAAGAAACCGTTGCTGGTGGCCTGCGACGTGTATCGCCCCGCCGCCATCGATCAGCTCAAGACCATCGGCAAGTCCCTGGGCATCGCCGTTTACGACGAAGGCCTCGGCGACCCCGTACGGATCGCCGAGAACGGGCGCAAGTTCGCGAAAGACAACGGATACGATCTGGCCATCATCGATACGGCCGGCCGCCTGCAGATCGACGATGAGTTGATGGTGGAACTGGAGCGTATCACCGCCTTGCTCAAGCCGCAGGAGCGCTTCTTCGTGGCCGACGCCATGACCGGACAAGAAGCGGTGAACGTCGCCAAGGCCTTCAACGATCGCCTGGATTTCACCGGCGTCATCCTCACCAAGATGGACGGCGACGCCCGCGGCGGCGCGGCCCTCTCCATCAAGTCGGTCACGGGGAAACCGATCCGTTACGTAGGTACGGGCGAAAAGCCGGACGCGATGGAAGTCTTCCATCCCGACCGCATGGCTTCGCGCATCCTGGGGATGGGCGACGTGCTCACCCTGGTCGAGAAGGCCCAGGCCGTCTACGACGAGAAGCAAGCCAAGGCCCTCGAGAAGAAGTTCAAGCAGAACAAGTTCGATCTAGACGACTTCCTCAACCAATTGCGCCAGGTCAAGAAGATGGGATCCCTCACCGATCTCGTCTCCATGATCCCGGGCATGTCCAAGATGGCGGATGCCAAGGTCGACGACAAGCAATTGACCCGCGTGGAAGCCATCCTCAGCTCGATGAACGTGAAGGAACGGCAAGTCCCCCGCATCATCGACGGCAGCCGGCGCAAGCGCATCGCCAACGGCAGCGGCACGTCCATCCAGGAAGTGAACCAGGTGCTGAAGCAATTCGAGCAGATGCAAAAGATGATGAAGCAATTCTCCGGAATGGCCGGGAAGATGGGCGGCATGCGCCAGATGCAGAAGATGATGCAAAAAGGGCGGATGCCGGGGGCATGA
- a CDS encoding alkaline phosphatase family protein: protein MNSKLFFALGLGLACAHAHDRAEPVRHVLLISVDGMHALDLARFVAGHPGSALARLSSVGATYTEASSSKPSDSYPGLLAMVTGGSPISTGVYYDDSYDRNLCAPGSDCSVHGTEVVYDESVDINMDSLDAGGGIDPKALPLDPATKKPVYPHQFLRVNTVFEVVKAAGGRTAWSDKHPSYEIVNGPSGRGVDDLFAPEINSAAGFTSSVSLCETYDDIKVKAILNEIAGWDHAGKKRVGAPNLFGMNFQAVSVGQKVDGYADGAGTPSANLADALEHTDQSIGKMIDALRMHGLDRSTAIIISAKHGQSPIDPLRRQMVDSKIIPNLINAIQPGLVAQATEDDVGLIWLTDQSKTEAAAKALRDHQAMAGIQEVLSGDALKLMFPDPLKDNRAPDIAVVPVHGVIYGKLSATKLAEHGGFADNDTHVALLVAGPGIAPSGIKTPVQTTQIAPTLLRMLGLDGEALQAVRLEKTRALPGLGLRADGE from the coding sequence ATGAATTCGAAGCTTTTTTTCGCCCTAGGGCTTGGCCTGGCCTGCGCGCATGCGCATGACCGCGCCGAACCGGTCCGCCACGTGCTTCTCATCAGCGTCGACGGTATGCATGCCCTCGATCTTGCTCGCTTCGTCGCCGGGCATCCGGGATCGGCCTTGGCCAGGCTGTCATCCGTGGGCGCGACCTATACCGAGGCATCGTCGAGCAAGCCTTCCGATTCGTACCCCGGCCTCTTGGCCATGGTCACCGGCGGCTCCCCGATTTCCACCGGCGTCTATTACGACGACAGCTACGATCGCAACCTTTGCGCTCCCGGATCGGACTGCAGCGTACATGGCACCGAAGTGGTTTATGACGAATCCGTGGATATCAATATGGATTCCCTGGATGCCGGTGGCGGCATCGATCCCAAGGCCTTGCCGTTGGATCCCGCCACCAAGAAGCCGGTTTATCCTCACCAGTTCCTGCGCGTGAATACGGTTTTCGAAGTCGTGAAGGCCGCGGGCGGCCGCACCGCCTGGTCGGACAAGCATCCTTCTTACGAAATCGTGAACGGGCCTTCGGGGCGCGGCGTGGACGATCTGTTCGCGCCGGAGATCAACAGCGCCGCCGGTTTCACGAGCAGCGTGTCGCTTTGCGAGACTTATGACGATATCAAGGTGAAAGCCATCCTGAACGAGATCGCGGGCTGGGACCATGCGGGCAAGAAGCGGGTAGGCGCCCCGAACCTGTTCGGAATGAACTTCCAGGCCGTGAGCGTGGGCCAGAAAGTCGATGGTTACGCGGACGGAGCGGGGACGCCCAGCGCGAATCTCGCCGATGCGCTGGAGCATACCGATCAATCCATCGGCAAAATGATCGACGCGTTGCGCATGCACGGATTGGATCGCTCTACGGCAATCATCATTTCCGCCAAGCACGGCCAATCGCCCATCGATCCCTTGCGCCGGCAGATGGTGGATAGCAAGATCATCCCGAACCTGATCAACGCGATCCAGCCTGGCCTGGTGGCCCAAGCCACGGAAGACGACGTGGGCCTCATCTGGCTGACGGATCAATCCAAGACCGAGGCGGCGGCCAAGGCCCTGCGCGATCATCAGGCCATGGCGGGCATCCAGGAAGTGCTAAGCGGCGACGCCCTCAAGCTGATGTTCCCTGATCCCCTCAAGGACAATCGCGCTCCCGATATCGCGGTGGTGCCGGTGCACGGGGTGATCTACGGCAAGCTGAGCGCGACCAAGTTGGCCGAGCACGGCGGCTTCGCGGATAACGACACCCACGTGGCCTTGCTGGTCGCGGGACCAGGGATTGCGCCATCGGGGATCAAGACCCCGGTACAGACGACCCAGATCGCGCCGACCCTTCTGCGCATGCTCGGCTTGGATGGGGAAGCGTTGCAGGCGGTTCGCTTGGAAAAGACCCGGGCCTTACCGGGGTTGGGCTTGCGCGCAGATGGGGAGTGA
- the rpsP gene encoding 30S ribosomal protein S16: MSVVIRLSRQGHRHRPFFRIAVADQRKAATGKFLQHIGYYDPAANPPTLKIDEPSAIKWMQVGAQPSDTVRSLFHHQGIMDKFAKIKGGKASIESASKGISWKPKKPKLHKKKKEALAKEKEAAAKAAPAAPAAEAPAA, translated from the coding sequence TTGTCCGTTGTCATCAGATTGTCCCGCCAGGGGCACCGTCATCGTCCCTTCTTCCGCATTGCGGTGGCCGATCAACGCAAGGCCGCCACGGGAAAGTTCCTGCAGCATATCGGCTACTATGATCCCGCCGCCAATCCGCCGACCCTGAAGATCGACGAGCCCAGCGCCATCAAGTGGATGCAGGTAGGCGCCCAGCCTTCGGACACCGTGCGGTCCCTGTTCCATCATCAGGGGATCATGGACAAGTTCGCCAAGATCAAGGGCGGCAAGGCCAGCATCGAATCCGCGAGCAAGGGAATCAGCTGGAAGCCGAAGAAGCCCAAGCTCCATAAGAAGAAGAAGGAAGCTCTCGCCAAGGAGAAGGAAGCCGCCGCCAAGGCCGCTCCGGCTGCGCCCGCCGCAGAAGCTCCGGCCGCCTGA
- the rimM gene encoding 16S rRNA processing protein RimM: MSQKPPTPEDLVLVGYTQKPYGLLGEMKVRPTSFDFDRHASLSKVYFRKREGAEILELEIRGTRGDGEFWYLKFNGMRTPEAIAHLSGGQLLIPDTERLELPADMIYVSDVPGMQVIDETGAVVGSVVEVLEQGASELLVIGTGMKDIHIPWNDHFVKGIDKAERKVRVDLSALRGLL, encoded by the coding sequence ATGTCCCAGAAGCCCCCCACCCCGGAAGACCTCGTCCTCGTCGGCTACACCCAAAAGCCCTATGGCCTCTTGGGCGAGATGAAGGTGCGTCCGACCAGTTTCGATTTCGATCGCCATGCGTCCTTATCGAAGGTGTATTTCCGCAAGCGGGAGGGCGCCGAAATCCTGGAATTGGAAATCCGCGGGACCCGCGGGGACGGCGAGTTCTGGTATCTGAAATTCAACGGCATGCGCACACCGGAAGCGATCGCCCACTTGAGCGGGGGCCAATTGCTCATCCCGGATACCGAACGCCTGGAGCTCCCCGCCGACATGATCTACGTCTCCGACGTCCCGGGGATGCAGGTCATCGACGAGACCGGGGCCGTGGTGGGCTCGGTGGTGGAGGTGCTGGAGCAGGGCGCCAGCGAGCTATTGGTGATCGGAACCGGGATGAAGGATATCCACATCCCCTGGAACGATCATTTCGTGAAAGGCATCGATAAGGCCGAGCGCAAGGTGCGCGTGGACCTTTCGGCCCTGCGGGGCCTGTTATGA